GGCGCCAATGGGGTTAATGGCCTCATTGAGCAGCGGCATGCCCAGGCGCGACACCTGCACGTAGCTGCCGCTGGCCGTGGTGGTGCCGCTGCCGCTGCTGCCGTTGAGCGTGCGCATGGCCGGGCGGCTAGCCGAGGCCCACACGCCAATCACGTAGTCGGGGTCCAGAATGTTTTTTGCGGCCGATACTGGCTGGCCACTTTTCTGCAGGGTAGCAATCGGCACGCTCAGCGCAATCGAGTGCACGTTGTACTTGCTCAGGCCGTCGCGGCTGCCGCGGTTCACGCGCAGGCCAGCCAAATCAAACACCGCCCCCAGGTCCACGAAAAACGGGTCGTCGGACGCGCCGCAGAATACCTGCTCATTACCCCCGCCGGTAGCATTGGCCACCGCGCCCTGCCGGTAGGCCGTGTACGAAGCCTGCGCCAGGCCCACGCCCGAATTGATGGAACGCGGCCCGATATTATAAGCCGGCACCACGCCGTTGGTGACGATAGCCACCGGCGCGCCACCATTCACGATTTTCTCGCAGGTGTAGGTGGTTTTCAGATTTTGCTGCCCGAGCCGCACGTTAAAAAACGTCGTTCCGTCTTGGTTGGTCCGTGTAAAAGTGAAGCGATAGGTAATGTCGTCGCCGGTAGTAGTGGCGTTGTTTTTAACGTGAATCTCATACCGCACATTCTCGCCGAAGGTGTAGTAGTTGGGGCCGCCCTGCGGCAGCTGAAACGGGATGTAGTCGGCAATAAGCACCACCCGGGTGGCGTCATTGGGGTCCACAAAGGCATAAACGTCGGTGTTGTCGGCCAGCGGGTCGTCGGCAATGAGCGGGGCTTCGCGGTGGCTGCTGGCCTCCAGGCGCGTGTAGCGCGTGGCACTCCAGACCGAGAGCGCCGTGACGGCACAAGCCGCCACCAGCCACTGCGTTGGCTTGGTTAATTGGTGCTTCATGGGAAAAAATGGGAGGGAAAAGGTGGGGAAAAAGAGAATAGCGCCGCAAGCCACACTGACACCTCAGTGGGTTATAAATCAATAATTTAACCTGATAATTAAAGAAAAATAGCGTGGCCGGGCCGCAGCGGATAAGGGCGAAAACCCCGGTTAAAAAGCAAGTAGCGTACTCCAGATGCAGCTATTCCCAAAGGCTGGGCGCTGCTTACTGCCCGCACGGGCCCGGCAAGCCGGCAGGGCGGAAAAACGAAGAGCGATGCGTAGAAAAGCGATTACTTACTCACCAAACTATTTAACGGCTAGTCAAACACTTACGCTAATACCTAATCTTCGGATTCCGCTAATAGGAACTTTTTCAGAATTATTATTCATCAGGCTAGCAACCGTAGGTTTTACCCGATTTCAGACCAGAGCGGAGCCGTTGAGTGGCCGGGTACGCAAGGCCTACCATCGGACCGCACCCGGCGGTTTGGCAGGCTAGCGCGCGGCCCGCGCGCCCGGTTTTACCTTTGCCCCATAGCCTATGATACTCCGCGCCGAGCACCTCGTCAAGCAATACAAAGCCCGCACCGTCGTCAACGACATGTCGCTCAGCGTGGAGCAGGGCGAAATAGTAGGGCTGCTGGGTCCCAACGGCGCCGGCAAAACCACCTGCTTCTACATGATGGTGGGCATGGTGAAGCCTAATGGCGGCCGCATTTTCCTGGATGACGAAGAAGTAACGCGCCTGCCCATCTACCAGCGGGCGCGGCGCGGCATGGGCTACCTGGCCCAGGAAGCCAGCGTGTTCCGCGACCTGAGCGTGGAGGAAAACATTCTCTCGGTGCTCGAAATGACAGACTTGCCCAAGCAGGCCCAGCGCGACAAGGTGGAGGAGCTGCTCGACGAGTTTAGCCTGGGCCACGTGCGCAAAAACCTGGGCAAGGTGCTGAGCGGCGGCGAGCGCCGCCGCACCGAGATAGCCCGCGCCCTGGCCGTCGACCCCAAGTTTGTGCTGCTCGACGAGCCGTTTGCGGGCGTAGACCCCATCGCCACCGAAGAAATCCAGGGCATCGTGGCCAAGCTCAAGCACCGCAACATCGGCATTCTCATCACTGACCACGATGTGAACTCGACCCTGAGCATCGTGGACCGCGCCTACCTGCTCTTCGAGGGCAAGCTGCTGAAAGCCGGCACCGCCGAGGAGCTAGCCGCCGACGAAACCGTGCGCCGCGTGTACCTGGGCCGCAACTTCGAGTTCAAGCGCAAGACTTTTGAATAATAAAATGTGCCAAATGTGGGAATGCGGCGGATGTGAAAATAACGTAACGCTTTAGCCACCTGGGCGATGCGTAGCCAAGCTGCCCGCCGGCTTTTTGGCGAGCTAGCGCGGTTGCCAAGTCCGGGCGCAGATTGGCTGGTCCGGGCTAGCGGCTTGGCAACCGACCTGGCTTGTTATTTATCCGCATTTCACTTATTTCCACATTACCCACTCCAGTCAAAATGCTCGACCAGCTTGTTGCCCGCGCCGTTCAGCTGGCTAGCCTGCCCCGGCTGGCGCGGGTGCAGCGTGAGCCGCTGGCGGCGCAGGCGGCCGTGCTGCGCTACCTGCTGGGCCGGGCGCAGGGCACCGACTGGGGCCGGCGCTACGGCTACGCGCCCGGCCTGAGCGCCGGCGCGTTTGCCGGGCGCGTGCCGGTGAGCACTTACGAGCAGCTCTACCCCGAGCTGGAAAAGGTGCTGCACGGCCAGCCCAATGTGCTGTGGCCCGGCCCGGCCCCGCGCTGGCAGGCCCGCAGCAGCGGCACCACCAACGCCCGCAGCAAGTACATTCCCCTCACCCCGGAGGCGCTGCACGACAATCATTACCGCGCCGGGCGCGACATGCTGGCCCTGCTGGCGCACCTCTACCCTAGCCAGCGCCTGCTGGCCGGCAAAACCCTGAGCCTGGGCGGCAGCCTGGGGCCCAGCCCCTTCGGCGGCCAAGCGGTGGCCGGCGATGTGTCGGCGCTCATTATGCAGAGCCTGCCGGGCTGGGCGCAGGCGCTGCGCACGCCGCCCCTGCCGCTAGCCCTGCTCGACGAGTGGGAGGAAAAAATCGAGCGCATCGCCCGGCACGTGCTGCGCCAGGATGTGCGCGTGCTGGCCGGCGTGCCCACCTGGATGCTGGTGCTGCTGCGCCGCGTGCTGGCCCTGGCCGGCGCCGACGACCTGCGCGCCGTGTGGCCCCGGCTAGGGCTGTTTTTGCACGGCGCGGTGGCGTTTGGCCCCTACCGCTCGCTGTTTGAGGAGCTGATGCCGGGCGGGCAGCTGCACTACCTGGAAATCTACAATGCCTCGGAAGGCTACTTCGCCTTGCAGGATGAGCCGGGCGCGCCCGACCTGCTGCTGCTGCTGGAGCACGGCATCTACTACGAGTTTTTGCCCGCCGAGCAGTTCGACAGCCCCGACCAGCGGCCGGTACCGCTCGAAGCCGTGACCATTGGGCCGAGCTACGCGCTCGTCATCAGCAGCAGCGCGGGGCTGTGGCGCTACCTAGTGGGCGATACGGTGCGGTTTACCTCGCTGCGGCCCTACCGGGTGCGCATTACGGGCCGCACCAAGCACTTTCTCAATGCCTTTGGCGAAGAAGTAGTGGTGGAGAATGCCGAGGCGGCCATCACGGCGGCGGCCCGGGCCACGGGCTGCGCCGTGCGCGATTTCACGGCCGCGCCCGTCTACTTTGCGGCGGCTACCGGCACCTCGCGCGGCGGCCACGAGTGGGCCGTGGAGCTGAGTGGCCCGCCGCCCGCCGATGCCGGCCGCTTCAGCCACCTGCTTGACAGCGAATTGCGCAAGCTAAACTCCGACTACGACGCCAAGCGCCACCGCGACCTGGCGCTGGCCCCGCCGCGCGTGCACTTTGTGCCGGCCGGCACCTTCGAAGCCTGGCTGCGCCACCGGGGCCGCCTGGGCGGCCAGCGCAAGGTGCCGCGCCTAACCAACTCGCGCCAGGTACTGGAAGAAGTGCTGGCGCTGGGGGCCGGCTAGCCCGACAAGTAGCCGGCGCTGCCCCTTATTCTTTACAAAGACCGCCCTTGCCGGGCCAGCACCTCCAGGGTTTCGCGGTGGCGCTTTTCGGCCTGGTCTTGCTGATAGGAAGCCACCGCCCAGATGGCGGCCGGAATCCAGCCAAGCAGCGTGAGGTGCAGGATGCCACACAGAATGCCCTTGAGCACGTGGCCCCGAAAAATCATCGAAATACCGGGCAGCAGAATGGCGAACAGCATGGTGCAGAAGGAAAAGACCACGGCAAACGTACTGCATTTGCCGGTTTTATCCGTCACCAAGCGCATCCGCCGGCCTGGGTAGCCGCGCGGGCCGGCGGCAACGTACCCTCACCGCGTAGCGTATTGGCTCCATAGCCAGCCCCGCGCTTGCGGCGCCCCCGCCCGCTGGCTAGCCCGCTCCACGCTCCCCGATGCAACAGGTTATCTACTTAAGCCAGGCTACTGTGCCATTTAGCGAGCCGCAGCTCCAGCAGCTGTTGGGGCAGGCCCGCGCCTTCAATGCGCGCCACGGCCTAACGGGCATTTTGCTGTATGGCCAGGACCAGTTTTTTCAGGTTTTAGAAGGCGACCAGCTCACGGTGCACGCGCTCTACGCCCGTATTCAGCAAGACCCGCGCCACCGCGACGTAACCACGCTGGTTGATAAAGCAATTGCGCAGCGCAGCTTTGCTGACTGGAGCATGGCCTATCATACCCTGCCGCCGGCGCAGTTTATCGAGTTTGCCGGGTACGTGTCGCCCACCGCGCTCGCGGTAGCCCAGGAGGGCCTCAGCCCGGCCGATACCCAGTTGCTGCAGCTGCTACGCACGTTTTTAGCGCCCGCCCCGGACGCTGGCTAGCCCCAGGCCGTGCGGTAGCATAAAAAAATCCTCTGGCCAGGGGCCAAAGGGTTTCTTCGTGGGCAGTATCGGAATCGAACCGATGACCTCTACCATGTCAAGGTAGCGCTCTAACCAGCTGAGCTAACTCCCCGGAACCGGGCGACGCGCGCGGCTCGCCCAGCGCAAAAGTACGCCCGCCGGACGATTGCCAGGTGCTTTGCCCACAACTTTCGGCCTGGCCAGGCGTTGCTACTGCGTATGAAACACGCCTTATTACTTTTTGCCTCACTCGCGGCCCCTGG
The genomic region above belongs to Hymenobacter sp. BRD128 and contains:
- a CDS encoding DUF4331 domain-containing protein, with amino-acid sequence MKHQLTKPTQWLVAACAVTALSVWSATRYTRLEASSHREAPLIADDPLADNTDVYAFVDPNDATRVVLIADYIPFQLPQGGPNYYTFGENVRYEIHVKNNATTTGDDITYRFTFTRTNQDGTTFFNVRLGQQNLKTTYTCEKIVNGGAPVAIVTNGVVPAYNIGPRSINSGVGLAQASYTAYRQGAVANATGGGNEQVFCGASDDPFFVDLGAVFDLAGLRVNRGSRDGLSKYNVHSIALSVPIATLQKSGQPVSAAKNILDPDYVIGVWASASRPAMRTLNGSSGSGTTTASGSYVQVSRLGMPLLNEAINPIGAKDAWNRTTPYAEASATDGYLSNPELGLYTADNTPVAPAAPKSAGQTFYGEAVPALMALRMQTKSLYGRLPAPYDGGFDFRNQAPGLYPLKGTPLVANTALADNLYGNYLLVANSPRSVDLKPIFHTGVPNLPPYQLAVNKKDGLPLSAGKPFINNFLPLSGTANGGPGGDMLRLNMAVPATPRSSPDFSNQGLIAAAVLGLTDPRFNTTQALQNIPNMDGFPNGRRLEDEVVKIELQAVGGAVLAAIGLWYDDFGPTATNPVTPSLKGVLNFTAGVEKNDTTFRASFPYVQTPWEGYRVRR
- the lptB gene encoding LPS export ABC transporter ATP-binding protein; protein product: MILRAEHLVKQYKARTVVNDMSLSVEQGEIVGLLGPNGAGKTTCFYMMVGMVKPNGGRIFLDDEEVTRLPIYQRARRGMGYLAQEASVFRDLSVEENILSVLEMTDLPKQAQRDKVEELLDEFSLGHVRKNLGKVLSGGERRRTEIARALAVDPKFVLLDEPFAGVDPIATEEIQGIVAKLKHRNIGILITDHDVNSTLSIVDRAYLLFEGKLLKAGTAEELAADETVRRVYLGRNFEFKRKTFE
- a CDS encoding GH3 auxin-responsive promoter family protein is translated as MLDQLVARAVQLASLPRLARVQREPLAAQAAVLRYLLGRAQGTDWGRRYGYAPGLSAGAFAGRVPVSTYEQLYPELEKVLHGQPNVLWPGPAPRWQARSSGTTNARSKYIPLTPEALHDNHYRAGRDMLALLAHLYPSQRLLAGKTLSLGGSLGPSPFGGQAVAGDVSALIMQSLPGWAQALRTPPLPLALLDEWEEKIERIARHVLRQDVRVLAGVPTWMLVLLRRVLALAGADDLRAVWPRLGLFLHGAVAFGPYRSLFEELMPGGQLHYLEIYNASEGYFALQDEPGAPDLLLLLEHGIYYEFLPAEQFDSPDQRPVPLEAVTIGPSYALVISSSAGLWRYLVGDTVRFTSLRPYRVRITGRTKHFLNAFGEEVVVENAEAAITAAARATGCAVRDFTAAPVYFAAATGTSRGGHEWAVELSGPPPADAGRFSHLLDSELRKLNSDYDAKRHRDLALAPPRVHFVPAGTFEAWLRHRGRLGGQRKVPRLTNSRQVLEEVLALGAG
- a CDS encoding YqaE/Pmp3 family membrane protein, translating into MLFAILLPGISMIFRGHVLKGILCGILHLTLLGWIPAAIWAVASYQQDQAEKRHRETLEVLARQGRSL
- a CDS encoding BLUF domain-containing protein, translated to MQQVIYLSQATVPFSEPQLQQLLGQARAFNARHGLTGILLYGQDQFFQVLEGDQLTVHALYARIQQDPRHRDVTTLVDKAIAQRSFADWSMAYHTLPPAQFIEFAGYVSPTALAVAQEGLSPADTQLLQLLRTFLAPAPDAG